From a single Deltaproteobacteria bacterium genomic region:
- a CDS encoding DUF502 domain-containing protein, with amino-acid sequence MSMRKKLKNTFLTGIAAIIPIAATIYIILFIIKFLNRIVDIVPARFQLKNLLPFPIPGLDILIALILILVLGLIVKSYIGNKVVQIGERIVARIPLVSGIYGAVKKLVDALFSEKANSFKKVVLIEYPRKGLYSIAFVTGEAKGEVQQKTNQHCINLFVPTTPNPTSGFYIMVPEGDVVNLNMTVEEAFRLIISGGIIAPEKVKDAERPGEVQKTIK; translated from the coding sequence ATGTCAATGCGTAAAAAACTGAAGAACACATTTCTGACAGGTATCGCCGCTATTATCCCGATAGCGGCGACCATATACATTATCCTGTTCATAATCAAGTTTCTGAACAGGATCGTTGATATCGTTCCGGCCCGGTTCCAGCTCAAGAACCTGCTTCCCTTTCCCATTCCGGGCCTTGATATTCTCATAGCCCTGATCCTGATACTGGTCCTGGGACTCATCGTCAAGAGCTATATCGGCAATAAGGTCGTACAGATCGGTGAAAGGATCGTTGCCAGGATACCTCTTGTAAGTGGTATCTACGGTGCCGTGAAAAAACTTGTCGATGCCCTGTTCAGCGAAAAGGCCAACAGTTTCAAAAAGGTGGTCCTTATCGAGTATCCGCGCAAGGGACTGTATTCCATTGCCTTTGTAACGGGCGAAGCCAAGGGAGAGGTCCAGCAGAAAACGAATCAGCACTGCATCAATCTCTTTGTGCCCACGACACCGAATCCGACATCAGGGTTTTACATCATGGTCCCCGAGGGTGACGTGGTCAATCTTAACATGACCGTGGAGGAGGCCTTCCGTCTTATCATATCGGGCGGCATCATAGCGCCGGAGAAGGTCAAGGATGCGGAGCGACCGGGTGAAGTGCAGAAAACGATAAAATAA
- a CDS encoding aspartate 1-decarboxylase encodes MQRIMLKSKLHRATVTDASLHYEGSITIDENLMEIADIVNHEKVDIYNVSNGERFSTYVIPGKRESGVICLNGAAARKCSKGDLIIIASYVNVDESEVKGWKATCVLLGNENKVKKINR; translated from the coding sequence ATGCAGAGGATAATGCTGAAATCAAAGCTGCACCGGGCCACGGTAACCGACGCGTCCCTCCACTATGAGGGCAGCATCACGATCGATGAGAATCTCATGGAGATCGCCGATATCGTGAATCATGAAAAGGTTGACATCTACAATGTGTCCAACGGGGAGAGGTTCTCAACCTATGTGATTCCGGGGAAAAGGGAGTCGGGTGTCATCTGTCTCAACGGTGCCGCGGCGAGGAAATGTTCAAAAGGGGACCTGATCATCATTGCCAGTTATGTCAACGTGGACGAGAGCGAGGTGAAAGGCTGGAAGGCCACCTGTGTTCTCCTCGGCAATGAAAACAAGGTCAAAAAGATCAACCGGTGA
- a CDS encoding pantoate--beta-alanine ligase, translating to MKVIETVHEMQRYSESLRGQGTKIAFVPTMGYLHRGHLSLMEEGRRRGDRLVVSIYVNPTQFGPSEDLDKYPRDFQRDEMLAREAGCDVIFYPSNAEMYPPQYQTYVTVENVTQNLCGLTRPGHFRGVATVCAKLFNIVKPHVTIFGRKDFQQLVVIQRMVKDLNMDLEVVGLPTVREADGLAMSSRNSYLKEDERESALSLSRSLKLAAGLYDRGERSAGKIIQAVRDFIDKHSGTKVDYVKICDTATMEDVETLSGESVLALAVWVGVPRLIDNYVFGEPLEI from the coding sequence ATGAAAGTTATTGAAACTGTTCATGAAATGCAGAGATATTCCGAGTCCCTCAGGGGGCAGGGGACCAAAATAGCTTTTGTTCCCACCATGGGGTATCTTCACCGGGGACATCTGAGCCTGATGGAAGAGGGGCGAAGAAGGGGAGATCGTCTGGTCGTCAGCATTTACGTGAACCCGACACAGTTCGGGCCGAGCGAGGACCTCGACAAGTATCCCCGGGATTTTCAGCGTGACGAGATGCTTGCCCGTGAAGCAGGCTGCGACGTCATTTTTTATCCATCCAATGCCGAGATGTATCCCCCGCAGTATCAAACCTATGTGACCGTAGAGAACGTTACGCAGAATCTCTGTGGTCTTACGAGGCCCGGCCACTTCAGAGGAGTGGCCACGGTCTGCGCCAAGCTCTTCAACATCGTCAAACCTCACGTGACCATATTCGGAAGAAAAGATTTTCAGCAGCTTGTTGTGATTCAGCGGATGGTGAAAGACCTCAACATGGACCTCGAGGTCGTCGGCCTCCCGACGGTTCGGGAAGCGGACGGCCTGGCCATGAGTTCGCGCAACTCCTATCTGAAGGAAGACGAGCGGGAATCGGCGCTGAGCCTCAGCCGTTCCCTGAAGCTCGCGGCCGGTCTTTATGACCGGGGAGAAAGAAGTGCCGGAAAGATCATTCAGGCTGTTCGGGATTTCATCGACAAGCATTCCGGTACGAAGGTCGATTATGTAAAGATCTGCGACACGGCGACCATGGAGGACGTCGAAACCCTTTCAGGTGAATCCGTGCTGGCCCTGGCGGTCTGGGTTGGTGTGCCGCGATTGATCGATAATTACGTATTCGGTGAACCTCTTGAAATATAA
- the rsmA gene encoding ribosomal RNA small subunit methyltransferase A yields the protein MTTPWELIKKYGLRPRKGLGQSFLIDPNIIGKIVNAADIGKDDRVIEIGAGLGVMTARIAERAQSVVAIDVDPVMIGILRSELMEFPNLTVLEADVLTCDFASFLDGMVGTPSTVKVLGNIPYNISSQILFHLLSSRRVISSMVLMFQKEVADRITASPGGRDYGILSVLTARYARSWKMMAVPPHCFYPKPRVDSAVLKFEILDKPRGDVADDELFTTVVRTAFARRRKTLLNNLRTASFLDRTGLDPGELLASLGIDGRRRGETLTVEEFVAITRAVSEK from the coding sequence ATGACGACGCCCTGGGAACTCATCAAAAAATATGGATTGCGTCCCCGAAAGGGACTGGGGCAATCATTTCTCATCGATCCGAACATCATCGGCAAGATCGTCAATGCCGCGGATATCGGGAAAGACGACCGGGTCATTGAGATCGGCGCCGGCCTCGGTGTCATGACGGCCCGTATCGCCGAGCGGGCCCAGAGCGTTGTGGCGATCGATGTCGACCCCGTGATGATCGGAATCCTCCGCAGCGAGTTGATGGAGTTTCCGAATCTGACCGTGCTGGAAGCCGACGTTCTGACCTGTGATTTTGCCTCTTTTCTCGACGGTATGGTCGGTACGCCGTCGACGGTGAAGGTCCTCGGAAACATACCCTATAATATTTCCAGCCAGATACTCTTTCACCTGCTCTCATCGCGGCGGGTCATTTCCTCGATGGTCCTTATGTTTCAGAAGGAGGTGGCGGACCGCATAACGGCGTCGCCCGGAGGCCGTGACTATGGGATCCTCTCGGTCCTGACGGCCCGGTACGCCCGTTCGTGGAAGATGATGGCCGTTCCTCCCCATTGTTTTTACCCAAAGCCCCGAGTCGATTCCGCGGTGCTTAAATTCGAGATCCTCGACAAGCCGCGGGGAGATGTCGCGGACGATGAACTTTTCACCACCGTTGTGAGGACCGCCTTTGCCCGGAGGAGAAAGACGCTGCTGAACAACCTCAGGACTGCTTCCTTTCTGGATCGAACGGGCCTGGACCCCGGGGAACTTCTTGCCTCTCTCGGCATCGACGGCCGGAGAAGAGGTGAAACGCTGACCGTGGAAGAATTCGTTGCGATAACCCGGGCGGTCTCTGAGAAATGA
- the tsaD gene encoding tRNA (adenosine(37)-N6)-threonylcarbamoyltransferase complex transferase subunit TsaD, translating into MLVLGIESSCDETAAAVVADGTRALSNVIASQIDIHTRFGGVVPEIASRKHIEAIMPVIQEALDGAGVTMSDIDGIAVTRGPGLVGSLLVGLTTAKALAYARGLPFVGVNHIEGHIAAVFLAENRPDFPFAALVVSGGHTNIYRVDGFESFTVLGQTRDDAAGEALDKAAKMLDLGYPGGVVIDRLSRGGNTSYIRFPQAMRGSNDFSFSGLKTSLLTYLKKRETPVSKDELPHITASYLEAVVEVLVEKTLRAAGEHGLARVVVSGGVAANSRLRERFRQEGEARGIDIFVPPPVLCTDNAAMVAVVGTHLLAAGRRDGYDLAPVSRWPLDDRPKPGGC; encoded by the coding sequence ATGCTTGTTTTGGGAATAGAATCATCCTGTGACGAAACCGCCGCCGCCGTTGTGGCCGACGGGACACGGGCATTGTCGAACGTGATCGCCTCTCAGATAGACATCCACACACGGTTCGGCGGTGTTGTGCCTGAAATAGCCTCGCGAAAGCATATCGAAGCGATCATGCCCGTTATCCAGGAGGCGCTTGACGGCGCGGGTGTTACCATGAGCGATATTGACGGCATTGCCGTGACCCGGGGACCCGGTCTCGTGGGTTCGCTCCTGGTGGGCCTTACCACCGCCAAGGCACTGGCGTATGCACGGGGTCTTCCCTTTGTCGGGGTGAATCACATCGAGGGCCATATCGCCGCCGTTTTTCTCGCGGAGAACCGCCCTGATTTTCCCTTTGCGGCGCTGGTCGTGTCGGGCGGTCATACGAATATCTACCGGGTCGACGGTTTCGAAAGCTTTACGGTCCTGGGACAGACCAGGGATGATGCCGCCGGAGAAGCCCTTGACAAGGCGGCAAAGATGCTTGACCTCGGATATCCGGGTGGCGTCGTCATCGACCGGCTTTCGAGGGGGGGTAATACGTCGTACATCCGGTTTCCCCAGGCCATGCGCGGAAGCAATGATTTCAGCTTCAGCGGGCTGAAGACATCCTTGCTTACCTACCTCAAAAAACGGGAAACTCCCGTTTCAAAGGACGAATTACCACATATAACGGCAAGTTATCTGGAAGCGGTGGTGGAAGTGCTCGTTGAAAAGACCCTTCGGGCGGCCGGTGAGCATGGTCTTGCCCGTGTCGTCGTTTCGGGAGGTGTCGCTGCGAACAGCAGGCTCCGGGAGCGTTTCCGTCAGGAAGGGGAGGCCAGGGGGATCGATATCTTCGTTCCGCCACCGGTGCTCTGCACGGACAACGCGGCGATGGTGGCCGTTGTGGGGACGCATCTTCTCGCCGCGGGAAGGAGGGACGGCTATGACCTGGCACCCGTTTCCCGGTGGCCCCTCGACGACAGACCGAAACCCGGTGGTTGCTGA
- the nadB gene encoding L-aspartate oxidase, translating to MEIQSDFLILGSGIAGLCFAIKASELGTVAVVTKKEKVESNTNYAQGGIAAVTTERDSFGSHVEDTLQCGAGLCKEPIVRMVVTEGPDRIRELIDWGVHFTRSEEVYSSEYDLGREGGHSHRRVLHAEDLTGREIERALIEKVSSKKNISIYENHFAVNLITKSQLTDVGRGRRDTCLGAYVFDIENNCVHTFRARFTVLATGGSGKVYLITTNPDIATGDGVAMAYRAGAEINNMEFIQFHPTCLFHPEVKSFLISEAVRGEGGILKLQDGTPFMERYHPMKDLAPRDVVAQAIDAELKKSGDQFVLLDITHRDRNFLAGRFPYIYGKCLEFGIDMSEDPIPVAPAAHYQCGGVAIDPWGQTNIDRLFACGEVACSGLHGANRLASNSLLEALVFSHNAITRITELLPDARDISIQIPSWNPGGATESDESIVVSHNWDEIRMCMSNYVGIVRSKKRLERAQRRIDVISQEIDEYYWNFKITSDLLELRNIATVAKLIIECARMRKESRGLHFNIDYPERDDRNWLKDTVLLKDTGLRRSRREKTG from the coding sequence ATGGAAATTCAAAGTGATTTTCTCATTCTCGGCAGTGGTATCGCCGGACTGTGTTTCGCCATCAAGGCATCGGAACTGGGAACGGTGGCCGTGGTCACCAAGAAAGAGAAGGTTGAGTCGAACACCAACTATGCCCAGGGGGGGATCGCGGCCGTCACGACGGAGCGGGACAGTTTCGGCTCACATGTGGAAGATACGCTTCAGTGCGGTGCCGGGCTCTGCAAGGAACCGATCGTACGAATGGTCGTCACCGAGGGTCCGGATCGGATCAGGGAATTGATCGACTGGGGGGTTCACTTCACTAGGTCGGAAGAGGTCTATTCTTCCGAATATGATCTGGGACGGGAAGGCGGTCACAGTCACCGGCGTGTCCTTCACGCCGAAGACCTGACGGGAAGAGAAATAGAACGGGCCCTGATAGAAAAGGTATCATCAAAAAAGAACATCTCGATCTACGAGAATCACTTCGCCGTGAATCTCATCACCAAATCCCAGCTTACCGACGTCGGCAGGGGCAGGCGCGACACCTGCCTCGGAGCCTATGTCTTCGATATCGAGAACAACTGTGTCCATACCTTCCGCGCCCGTTTCACGGTGCTGGCAACCGGCGGTTCCGGGAAAGTGTATCTCATCACCACCAACCCCGACATCGCCACGGGTGACGGCGTCGCGATGGCCTACCGGGCCGGCGCGGAGATCAACAACATGGAGTTCATTCAGTTCCATCCCACGTGCCTCTTCCATCCCGAGGTAAAATCATTCCTCATCAGCGAGGCGGTCCGCGGCGAAGGAGGGATCCTCAAGCTGCAGGACGGCACGCCCTTCATGGAACGGTATCACCCCATGAAGGACCTGGCACCCCGCGACGTGGTGGCGCAGGCCATCGACGCTGAACTGAAAAAATCGGGGGACCAGTTCGTTCTGCTCGACATCACTCACCGTGACCGTAACTTCCTCGCGGGGCGATTTCCTTACATATACGGGAAATGCCTTGAATTCGGCATTGACATGTCGGAAGACCCCATACCGGTGGCACCGGCGGCCCACTACCAGTGCGGCGGCGTCGCGATCGATCCATGGGGCCAGACCAACATCGACCGCCTCTTCGCCTGCGGAGAGGTCGCCTGCTCCGGCCTTCACGGCGCCAACAGGCTCGCAAGCAATTCGCTTCTTGAAGCACTCGTCTTTTCCCACAATGCCATCACGCGGATCACCGAACTACTGCCGGACGCCCGTGACATATCCATTCAGATACCATCCTGGAACCCCGGCGGAGCGACGGAAAGCGATGAATCCATCGTGGTTTCCCACAACTGGGACGAGATCAGGATGTGCATGTCCAACTATGTGGGGATCGTGCGTTCGAAGAAGAGACTTGAGCGGGCGCAGCGCAGGATCGACGTTATCAGCCAGGAAATAGACGAATATTACTGGAACTTCAAGATCACTTCTGATCTTCTCGAGCTCAGGAACATCGCCACCGTGGCGAAGCTCATCATCGAATGCGCCCGGATGAGAAAGGAAAGCCGCGGTCTTCACTTTAACATCGACTACCCCGAAAGAGACGACCGGAACTGGTTGAAGGACACGGTGCTCCTGAAAGATACCGGCCTTCGCCGGTCCCGCCGCGAAAAAACTGGTTGA
- a CDS encoding aminomethyl transferase family protein — protein sequence MGENVKSTPLIDWHRGHGANMSVFGGYEMPLWYGTGAKTEHCSVLTAAGLFDTSHMAVITLSGSDAFDLLQYCFTKDLTSCIGKNKGPLVPGRCVYGIFLDPEGCTIDDAIVYRLDETDYMIVVNAGMGVAITAHLSANRSGRSVIITDLTDQVGKVDIQGPASGGIMKMVLENPGDVLREMPYFSFKGRFDKKTASPDAPRMKDGRAFLLSRTGYTGEFGFELFMERDHLLDLWEMLLDAGMKQGMITCGLAARDSLRAGAVLPLSHQDIGAWPFARNPWLFALPHKEDAPGFTKDFIGAEALQNTGHADHTYPFAGFDLRKVSVGDPARVYDREGREIGTVLTCATDMGIDRVEGRIYSIASPEKPEGFSPRGLCCGFVKVNRRLDPEERIHLRDKRRSIEVMIATDVRPDRTARRPLGEML from the coding sequence ATGGGTGAAAATGTCAAGTCAACACCGCTGATTGACTGGCACAGGGGTCACGGCGCCAACATGTCCGTTTTTGGAGGCTACGAGATGCCCCTCTGGTATGGGACGGGGGCAAAAACGGAACACTGTTCCGTTCTGACCGCAGCGGGCCTCTTTGATACGAGCCATATGGCGGTCATCACCCTGTCCGGGTCTGATGCCTTCGACCTGCTCCAGTACTGTTTCACGAAGGACCTCACCTCATGCATCGGAAAGAACAAGGGCCCGCTGGTTCCGGGAAGATGCGTCTACGGCATTTTTCTCGACCCTGAGGGGTGCACGATCGATGACGCCATCGTCTATCGCCTGGACGAGACGGATTATATGATCGTTGTGAACGCCGGCATGGGTGTTGCGATAACGGCCCATCTGTCCGCAAACAGGTCGGGCCGAAGCGTCATCATCACCGATCTTACGGACCAGGTGGGAAAGGTCGATATTCAGGGTCCGGCAAGCGGCGGGATTATGAAAATGGTGTTGGAAAATCCCGGGGACGTACTGCGGGAAATGCCCTATTTCAGTTTCAAGGGCCGTTTCGACAAAAAGACGGCCTCACCTGACGCTCCGCGTATGAAGGACGGAAGGGCCTTCCTTCTTTCACGGACGGGTTATACGGGAGAGTTCGGCTTCGAGCTCTTCATGGAACGCGATCATCTCCTCGATCTCTGGGAGATGCTGCTCGACGCGGGCATGAAACAGGGCATGATCACCTGCGGGCTCGCGGCGAGGGATTCGTTGCGCGCGGGCGCCGTGCTCCCTCTTTCCCATCAGGACATCGGTGCCTGGCCCTTTGCGCGGAACCCCTGGCTGTTCGCCCTGCCGCACAAGGAAGACGCCCCGGGATTCACGAAAGACTTCATAGGAGCGGAAGCACTGCAAAACACCGGTCATGCCGATCACACCTACCCTTTTGCGGGTTTTGACCTGAGAAAGGTGTCCGTCGGCGATCCGGCCCGGGTATATGACCGTGAAGGAAGGGAGATCGGGACCGTGCTCACCTGCGCCACCGATATGGGGATCGACCGGGTCGAGGGCCGGATCTACAGTATTGCCAGCCCGGAGAAACCGGAAGGATTTTCACCCCGCGGCCTGTGCTGCGGATTCGTCAAGGTGAACAGGAGACTTGACCCGGAAGAACGGATACATCTGCGGGACAAGCGTCGAAGCATCGAGGTAATGATCGCGACGGACGTCCGGCCGGACCGGACGGCGCGGCGGCCCCTGGGCGAGATGCTCTGA
- the gcvH gene encoding glycine cleavage system protein GcvH, translated as MKEIQELSIPDDLRYAKDHEWARREADLVRVGISDYAQDQLGDIVFVELPEVGSVFDKGQEFGSIESVKVVSDLYMPVGGEIVEINTALEETPELVNQQPYNEGWLVVIKPADIAELDGLMEQKAYVAMLGGEE; from the coding sequence ATGAAAGAAATTCAAGAACTTTCGATACCGGATGACCTGCGATACGCGAAGGACCACGAGTGGGCGCGGCGGGAAGCCGACCTGGTTCGTGTCGGCATCAGCGATTACGCCCAGGACCAGCTCGGGGACATTGTGTTCGTCGAACTTCCCGAAGTGGGCTCTGTATTTGACAAAGGACAGGAGTTCGGCTCCATTGAATCGGTCAAGGTCGTTTCGGACCTGTACATGCCCGTGGGGGGAGAGATCGTCGAGATAAACACGGCACTCGAGGAAACACCGGAACTGGTGAACCAGCAACCCTATAATGAAGGATGGCTTGTGGTGATCAAACCAGCCGATATAGCGGAACTGGATGGCCTCATGGAGCAGAAAGCCTACGTGGCCATGCTCGGGGGAGAAGAGTGA
- a CDS encoding acyl-CoA dehydrogenase family protein, which yields MIRFLSHVAPTDLVDTVPALTRLKACNPSYIRRAEAALKTGRDFAERVMLPRVLDIDSRCTDDPRYFDWELWRRANSEKLTVALIPEKMGGLGYTALGATILCEEMTSACMGMTANILFNNFGLLGALVEFRTGILMRVISDMIEAQRAERPLFWAWAITEPSAGTDVEDAQAMRTMRPSTWAEKVKGGYLINGTKCFITNGSLAHYVIATIPTDRAAPLESMATFLIPADSKGYAVGKVERKCGQKASQTAELIFENLFVPEENCWEPPGRGLRHTREILSTTRGFIGAAALGVARGAFERCVGFAAGVSVRGHRLIEEDWVQIALADMLKDIKTVRAACYNFAVSVDTLHVMRLFENLPVRALLRIVPESFLMANTVKKLAGSAIIENMAARLKQSLVSDERVEDFVKEGSAVKVAGTDLATRISVRVLDIAGIEGMSYRYGLEKSYRDAKITQIYEGTNQANRIDLFHGDIYGRLGSLFVKEGRPVGT from the coding sequence GTGATCCGATTCCTTTCTCATGTCGCGCCGACCGACCTGGTCGATACCGTCCCGGCCCTCACAAGACTGAAGGCATGCAATCCGTCATACATACGAAGGGCCGAGGCGGCCCTGAAAACCGGCCGGGATTTCGCGGAGAGGGTCATGCTTCCGCGGGTCCTCGACATTGACTCGCGCTGCACCGATGACCCGCGGTATTTTGACTGGGAGCTCTGGCGCCGGGCGAACAGTGAAAAACTGACCGTTGCCCTCATACCGGAAAAAATGGGAGGCCTCGGGTACACGGCGCTGGGAGCAACGATCCTCTGCGAAGAGATGACATCAGCCTGTATGGGAATGACGGCAAATATTCTGTTCAATAATTTCGGCCTTCTCGGTGCCCTTGTTGAATTCAGGACGGGGATCCTTATGCGGGTCATCAGTGACATGATAGAGGCGCAGCGCGCGGAGCGGCCGTTGTTCTGGGCCTGGGCCATCACGGAGCCGAGCGCCGGCACCGATGTGGAAGACGCGCAGGCCATGCGCACCATGAGACCCTCCACCTGGGCGGAAAAAGTGAAAGGCGGGTACCTGATCAACGGAACAAAATGTTTCATCACGAACGGGAGTCTCGCCCATTATGTGATAGCGACCATTCCCACGGACCGCGCGGCGCCGCTCGAATCGATGGCGACCTTTCTCATACCGGCGGATTCGAAGGGATATGCCGTCGGCAAGGTCGAGCGCAAATGCGGCCAGAAAGCGTCCCAGACGGCGGAATTGATCTTTGAGAACCTCTTTGTTCCCGAGGAAAACTGTTGGGAACCGCCGGGACGGGGGTTGCGGCATACCAGGGAAATTCTCTCGACGACGCGGGGGTTCATCGGTGCCGCCGCCCTGGGTGTCGCCCGGGGCGCCTTTGAGCGGTGTGTCGGCTTTGCCGCGGGCGTGTCGGTGCGCGGCCATCGTCTCATTGAAGAAGACTGGGTGCAGATAGCTCTCGCGGACATGTTGAAGGACATCAAGACGGTCCGGGCGGCCTGTTACAATTTTGCCGTATCCGTTGATACGCTCCATGTCATGCGGCTTTTTGAAAATCTGCCGGTTCGGGCGCTGCTCAGGATCGTACCGGAATCCTTTCTTATGGCAAATACCGTTAAAAAGCTGGCCGGCTCAGCGATCATTGAGAACATGGCAGCACGGCTCAAACAGTCACTCGTCTCAGACGAACGGGTGGAGGATTTCGTCAAGGAAGGCTCGGCGGTGAAGGTGGCCGGCACCGATCTGGCGACCCGGATATCGGTTCGCGTGCTTGACATAGCGGGGATCGAAGGCATGTCCTATCGGTACGGTCTCGAGAAAAGCTATCGTGACGCAAAGATCACACAGATCTACGAGGGAACCAATCAGGCGAACAGGATCGACCTTTTTCATGGTGACATCTACGGACGGCTCGGTTCGCTGTTCGTGAAAGAGGGACGTCCCGTTGGGACCTGA
- the gcvPA gene encoding aminomethyl-transferring glycine dehydrogenase subunit GcvPA: MPYIPHTDEDIAAMLEAVGTPSVSDLFTMIPAECRAGKDLDLPANLTEWELKDHMGALAEMTAREPEYTIFLGAGSYRHYVPESLTHILNRTEFVTSYTPYQPELSQGTLQAIYEYQTLMARLLGMEISNASLYDGASALAEALLMAARVTKRKTVALSNLIHPFYRDVVRTYLEPSGHEIIEISAGENGTTDCASLDNVDELAAVALQSPNFFGCIEALAQAADLAHKKQALFITVFTEPLAYGLYKNPGSLGADIVCGEGQSLGISQSFGGPGLGMFATKMEYVRHMPGRLVGRTKDVDGRDGYVLTLATREQHIRRGKATSNICTNNSLCALAATVYLASLGATGMRDLARLNYDKTEYLKELFRKARFEIPFPKPTFNEFVVKMPAGSESIYKRMLEKGIVAGLPLDPYYPELTDHYLLCVTEVISKEDMDALVTEAKS, translated from the coding sequence ATGCCCTATATTCCTCATACCGACGAAGACATTGCGGCCATGCTCGAGGCGGTCGGCACGCCAAGCGTTTCCGATCTTTTCACGATGATACCGGCCGAATGCCGGGCAGGCAAAGACCTGGACCTCCCCGCGAACCTCACGGAATGGGAACTGAAGGACCACATGGGCGCGCTCGCTGAAATGACGGCCCGGGAACCGGAGTACACGATATTTCTCGGCGCGGGAAGCTACCGCCATTATGTTCCGGAATCGCTGACGCATATCCTGAACCGGACGGAATTCGTCACATCCTACACGCCCTACCAGCCGGAGCTGAGCCAGGGGACCCTCCAGGCGATATACGAGTACCAGACATTGATGGCCCGTCTCCTGGGAATGGAGATATCGAACGCCTCCCTGTACGACGGCGCGTCGGCTCTCGCCGAAGCCCTGCTCATGGCGGCGCGCGTCACAAAAAGAAAGACCGTGGCATTGTCAAACCTGATCCACCCTTTTTACCGGGACGTGGTCAGGACCTATCTCGAACCTTCGGGCCACGAGATCATCGAGATCTCGGCCGGTGAGAACGGAACAACCGATTGCGCGAGCCTTGATAATGTGGATGAGCTCGCCGCTGTCGCCCTGCAGTCACCCAACTTTTTCGGATGCATCGAAGCTCTTGCTCAGGCAGCCGACCTCGCTCACAAAAAGCAGGCACTGTTCATAACGGTCTTTACGGAACCGCTTGCCTACGGCCTCTATAAAAACCCGGGAAGCCTGGGCGCCGATATCGTGTGCGGTGAAGGTCAGAGTCTCGGCATTTCACAGAGCTTCGGCGGTCCCGGTCTCGGCATGTTCGCGACAAAAATGGAATATGTCCGGCACATGCCCGGAAGACTCGTGGGCAGGACAAAAGATGTCGACGGCCGTGATGGATACGTGCTGACGCTGGCAACCCGGGAGCAGCATATCCGTCGCGGGAAGGCGACGTCGAACATCTGCACGAACAACAGCCTCTGCGCCCTGGCGGCGACGGTGTACCTGGCGTCCCTCGGGGCCACCGGCATGCGGGACCTGGCCCGCCTCAACTATGATAAAACGGAATACCTGAAAGAACTTTTCAGAAAGGCCCGTTTTGAGATCCCCTTTCCGAAACCGACCTTTAACGAGTTCGTCGTGAAAATGCCGGCCGGTTCCGAATCGATATACAAACGAATGCTGGAGAAAGGGATCGTCGCCGGTCTGCCGCTCGATCCGTACTATCCCGAGCTGACCGACCATTATCTTTTATGCGTCACCGAGGTCATTTCAAAAGAAGATATGGACGCTCTGGTCACGGAGGCAAAATCATGA